The Glycine soja cultivar W05 chromosome 6, ASM419377v2, whole genome shotgun sequence genome has a window encoding:
- the LOC114417201 gene encoding probable serine/threonine-protein kinase At1g54610, which yields MGCICSKSSAIEDSKESVTKKFQSYSTRPSELNVLRLNSTRRVDEGGVKDVLIDGGHVKGSLIERKANGSGQLYGDHHDVKKKLEKPGLTVVDHIGPGRVPKAIEGEQVAAGWPAWLSSVAGEAIKGWIPRSANTFERLHKIGQGTYSTVYKARDVINQKFVALKKVRFDNLDPESVKFMAREIHVLRRLDHPNIIKLEGLITSRMSRSLYLVFEYMEHDLTGLASNPDIKFSEPQLKCYMQQLLSGLDHCHSHGVLHRDIKGSNLLIDNNGVLKIADFGLASSYDPHHNVPLTSRVVTLWYRPPELLLGANHYGVAVDLWSTGCILGELYTGRPILPGKTEVEQLHRIFKLCGSPSDDYWLKLRLSHSTVFRPPHHYRKCVADTFKDYPSTAVKLIETLLSVEPAHRGSAAAALKSEFFTSEPLPCDPSSLPKYAPSKEIDAKLRDEARRQRAVGGREQKVASGVGQEKGHRANVATKDNADPGLLVQQGRYSSSRNQSELSNPHRGTVSGILVFPHKQSEKEMDNNFSGHIYKRPSHSGPLVPGSVWAKGRKEVDDVPPVSNRVNLSKLSGLVASRTLPEDQEVKPVHLHHRKPIEVRKSVESTNGSESRRRQDQKRIVDLNQIESRRVAAEKSTPGGRESMGNKIYLSGPLMVSSSNMDQMLKDHDRKIQEFSRRARIDKSRARGEKVRALRK from the exons ATGGGTTGCATATGTTCTAAGAGTTCAGCTATAGAGGACAGCAAGGAAAGTGTCACTAAGAAATTTCAATCGTATAGCACACGGCCTTCAGAGTTGAATGTTTTACGGTTGAATTCAACTAGGAGGGTTGATGAGGGTGGGGTGAAAGATGTGTTAATAGATGGTGGTCATGTGAAGGGTTCATTGATTGAAAGGAAGGCCAATGGTTCAGGGCAGTTGTATGGTGATCATCATGATGTGAAGAAGAAATTAGAGAAGCCGGGATTGACTGTCGTGGATCATATCGGCCCTGGAAGGGTTCCAAAGGCTATAGAAGGAGAGCAAGTTGCGGCAGGATGGCCGGCATGGCTTTCTTCTGTTGCTGGTGAAGCTATTAAGGGATGGATACCACGTAGTGCAAATACTTTTGAGAGGTTACATAAA ATTGGGCAAGGAACTTACAGTACTGTATATAAGGCACGGGATGTGATTAACCAAAAGTTTGTAGCATTGAAGAAAGTACGCTTTGACAATCTGGATCCCGAGAGTGTCAAGTTTATGGCAAGGGAAATCCATGTTCTGCGTAGGCTTGACCAtccaaacataattaaattggaGGGCTTGATTACATCACGAATGTCTCGCAGCCTGTACCTTGTTTTTGAGTATATGGAGCATGATCTTACGGGACTTGCATCAAATCCTGATATTAAGTTCTCTGAACCACAG CTGAAATGCTACATGCAGCAACTTCTTAGTggattggatcattgccatagTCATGGTGTCCTCCATCGTGACATAAAGGGCTCAAATCTTCTCATTGACAATAATGGAGTTTTAAAGATTGCTGATTTTGGTTTGGCAAGTTCTTATGACCCTCACCACAATGTTCCATTGACAAGCCGAGTAGTAACTCTATGGTATAGACCACCAGAACTTTTACTTGGAGCCAATCATTATGGGGTTGCAGTGGATTTATGGAGCACTGGTTGCATACTGGGGGAACTATATACTGGAAGGCCAATTTTGCCTGGAAAAACGGAG GTTGAGCAGTTGCATCGGATTTTTAAACTTTGTGGCTCACCATCTGATGACTATTGGCTTAAATTGCGGTTGTCACATTCAACAGTATTCAGGCCGCCACACCATTATAGGAAATGTGTTGCAGATACATTTAAGGACTACCCATCTACCGCGGTAAAGCTTATAGAGACCCTACTTTCTGTAGAGCCAGCACATCGAGGGTCTGCAGCAGCTGCTCTGAAAAGTGAG TTCTTTACGTCAGAGCCTCTGCCTTGTGATCCATCAAGTTTACCAAAATATGCTCCCAGCAAGGAGATTGATGCTAAATTACGGGATGAAGCCAGAAG GCAAAGAGCTGTTGGAGGTAGGGAACAAAAAGTTGCCTCAGGAGTTGGACAGGAAAAAGGGCATAGAGCAAATGTTGCAACAAAAGACAATGCTGACCCAGGCTTATTGGTGCAG CAAGGACGTTATTCCAGCTCAAGGAACCAAAGTGAATTATCCAACCCTCATAGAGGAACGGTGTCTGGAATTCTGGTTTTCCCTCACAAACAGTCagaaaaagaaatggataaTAATTTCTCTGGGCATATCTATAAGAGGCCTTCACATTCCGGCCCATTGGTTCCTGGTTCTGTCTGGGCAAAAGGCAGGAAGGAAGTTGATGATGTACCTCCTGTTTCAAACAGAGTGAACCTATCAAAACTATCTGGGCTAGTGGCATCTAGGACTTTGCCTGAAGATCAGGAGGTTAAACCGGTTCACTTGCACCACAGAAAACCAATTGAAGTAAGAAAATCTGTGGAGTCAACTAATGGATCAGAGTCAAGAAGAAGGCAGGATCAAAAACGGATTGTTGATCTCAATCAAATTGAAAGTAGAAGGGTCGCGGCTGAAAAATCAACTCCG GGCGGGCGCGAGTCCATGGGAAACAAGATATACCTCTCAGGTCCATTAATGGTTTCGTCAAGCAACATGGATCAGATGCTCAAAGATCATGACAGAAAGATCCAAGAGTTTTCAAGACGAGCGAGAATCGACAAGTCAAGAGCAAGAGGTGAGAAAGTTCGTGCTCTGCGGAAGTAG
- the LOC114417200 gene encoding probable L-type lectin-domain containing receptor kinase VII.2: MFIFDCIITFLLLIAIFLPLSNKKKNLKQSLPSSMSTSTFLISLLVFITNLTLLLLLTSVSCTEFIYNTNFNSTNTLLHGNATIESSILTLTNSSTFSVGRAFYPFKIPTKPSNSSTPLPFSASFIFSIAPFKDLLPGHGFVFILTASAGTTGVNSAQHLGLFNYTNNGDPNNHVFGVEFDVFDNQEFNDINDNHVGVDINSLSSFASHDAGFWGGSDNDEFEDLKLNDGENYQVWIEYLDSRVNVTMAPAGQKRPQRPLISEIVDLSEVLLDEMFVGFCGATGQLVESHKILAWSFSNSNFSIGDALVTTNLPSFVLSKESILRSTGFIVGIIVGVLFVLSAAVVIFVFFLRRKRSKRKDEEIEDWELEYWPHRVSYEDIYAATKGFSDQHVIGFGGNGKVYKGLLQGVQVAVKRIPCDSEHGMREFLSEISSLGRLKHRNVVPMRGWCKKDRSLILIYDYMDNGSLDKRIFDDDENTIFGWEKRIKVLKDVAHGVLYLHEGWEVKVLHRDIKSSNVLLDKGMNARLGDFGLARMHNHEQIAHTSQVIGTVGFMAPELIHTGRASTQTDVFSFGVLILEVVCGRRPNEENKPLVAWLWRLKQRGEECSALDERLKKRGECNIDEVKRVLHLGLLCTHHDPHVRPSMREVVKVLEGENLDMSLLDKINSAAGYVGSFVNRFHPTIKDIYSSNCSFSTVCDKEGR, from the coding sequence ATGTTTATCTTTGATTGCATAATAACTTTCCTTTTGCTCATTGCCATATTTCTTCCTcttagcaacaaaaaaaaaaatcttaaacaatCTCTTCCATCTTCAATGTCTACCTCTACCTTTCTCATTTCTCTGCTTGTTTTCATCACAAACCttacccttcttcttcttctaaccTCAGTTTCATGCACAGAGTTCATCTACAACACCAACTTCAACTCCACCAACACCCTTCTACATGGCAACGCCACCATAGAATCTTCCATCCTCACCCTTACCAACAGTTCCACCTTCTCTGTGGGTCGTGCTTTCTACCCTTTTAAGATCCCCACAAAACCTTCCAACTCTTCAACCCCTTTACCATTCTCAGCCTCATTCATTTTCTCCATTGCACCATTCAAAGACCTTCTCCCTGGCCATGGCTTTGTCTTCATACTGACAGCTTCTGCAGGCACCACTGGGGTGAACTCTGCTCAGCATCTTGGCCTCTTTAACTATACCAACAATGGTGATCCCAACAACCATGTCTTTGGGGTTGAGTTTGATGTGTTTGATAACCAAGAGTTCAATGACATCAATGACAACCATGTGGGGGTGGACATAaactctctttcttcttttgcttcCCATGATGCTGGATTTTGGGGTGGCAGTGACAACGACGAGTTCGAGGATTTGAAGCTTAATGATGGCGAGAACTATCAGGTGTGGATTGAATATTTGGATTCTAGAGTCAATGTCACAATGGCTCCTGCAGGCCAAAAAAGGCCTCAGAGGCCCTTGATTAGTGAAATTGTGGATCTTTCTGAAGTTCTTTTGGATGAAATGTTTGTTGGATTTTGTGGGGCAACAGGGCAGCTTGTGGAGAGTCACAAGATTTTGGCTTGGAGCTTTAGTAACTCAAATTTTTCCATTGGTGATGCTTTGGTCACTACAAATTTGCCTTCATTTGTTCTTTCCAAAGAGTCTATTTTGAGGTCAACAGGTTTTATTGTAGGGATCATTGTAGGTGTTTTGTTTGTCCTTAGTGCTGCTGTTGTGATATTTGTGTTTTTTCTCAGAAGAAAAAGGAGTAAAAGAAAGGATGAAGAAATTGAAGATTGGGAACTAGAGTATTGGCCTCACCGTGTTAGTTATGAAGATATTTATGCTGCTACTAAAGGATTTTCAGACCAACATGTAATTGGATTTGGAGGGAATGGTAAAGTCTACAAAGGGCTTCTGCAAGGAGTGCAAGTTGCAGTGAAAAGAATTCCATGTGACAGTGAACATGGAATGAGAGAGTTTTTGTCTGAGATTTCAAGTTTAGGCAGGTTGAAGCATAGGAATGTGGTTCCAATGAGAGGTTGGTGTAAGAAAGATAGGAGCCTGATTTTAATATATGACTATATGGATAATGGTAGTTTAGATAAAAGAATATTTGATGATGATGAGAACACAATTTTTGGGTGGGAGAAGAGAATCAAGGTGCTGAAGGATGTAGCACATGGAGTATTGTATTTGCATGAGGGTTGGGAGGTTAAGGTGTTGCACAGAGACATCAAGTCAAGCAATGTGTTACTTGATAAGGGTATGAATGCAAGATTGGGGGATTTTGGACTAGCAAGAATGCACAATCATGAGCAAATTGCTCATACCTCACAAGTGATTGGAACTGTTGGATTCATGGCACCAGAACTTATTCACACCGGGAGAGCCTCAACACAGACCGACGTTTTCAGCTTTGGAGTGTTGATTTTAGAGGTGGTGTGTGGGAGAAGaccaaatgaagaaaacaagCCTTTGGTTGCTTGGTTATGGAGGCTAAAGCAGAGAGGAGAAGAGTGTTCTGCTCTTgatgaaagattaaaaaagagGGGTGAATGTAACATTGATGAGGTTAAGAGGGTTCTTCATCTTGGTTTGTTGTGCACTCATCATGACCCTCATGTTAGGCCAAGTATGAGAGAGGTTGTGAAGGTGCTTGAGGGAGAGAATTTAGATATGAGCTTGCTTGACAAAATAAATTCAGCAGCTGGATATGTTGGGAGCTTTGTTAACAGATTTCACCCCACAATTAAGGATATTTACTCCTCCAACTGCTCTTTCTCAACTGTGTGTGACAAGGAAGGAAGATGA